The following are from one region of the Synergistales bacterium genome:
- a CDS encoding 3-oxoacid CoA-transferase subunit B, which produces MLPELDKDTIRNRIARRIAQEFHDGQIVNLGIGIPTLVSDYIPEGVRIIFQTENGAVCAGPKPEEPDLRFIGAGGRPLSILPGGALIPSDLSFGLIRGGHLDATVLGALQVDESADLASWMVPGKRVPGMGGSMDLVTGAKRVIIATTHTTKKGEAKLIPKCTFPLTGIGVVSMVVTEYCVMRFQEGKMVLTELAPQVTVDDLREVTEARFETADEVKTMLAVEEEVHQ; this is translated from the coding sequence ATGCTGCCAGAACTTGATAAAGATACCATCAGGAACCGCATCGCCCGTCGCATCGCACAGGAGTTCCACGACGGCCAGATCGTCAATCTCGGCATCGGGATCCCGACACTGGTTTCGGACTATATCCCCGAAGGCGTGCGGATCATCTTCCAGACCGAGAACGGGGCCGTCTGCGCCGGCCCGAAGCCGGAAGAACCGGACCTCCGTTTCATCGGTGCCGGAGGCAGGCCCCTTTCCATTCTGCCCGGCGGAGCCCTGATCCCCAGTGACCTCAGTTTCGGTCTCATCCGCGGCGGCCACCTGGATGCCACGGTGCTGGGCGCCCTGCAGGTGGACGAGAGCGCCGACCTCGCGAGCTGGATGGTGCCCGGCAAGCGGGTCCCCGGCATGGGCGGCTCCATGGATCTGGTCACCGGCGCCAAACGGGTGATCATCGCCACGACACATACCACCAAGAAGGGGGAGGCCAAGCTGATCCCGAAATGCACCTTCCCTCTCACCGGCATCGGCGTGGTGAGCATGGTGGTCACCGAATACTGCGTCATGCGCTTCCAGGAGGGCAAAATGGTGCTCACCGAGCTGGCGCCACAGGTCACCGTGGACGATCTGCGCGAGGTCACCGAAGCACGGTTCGAAACCGCCGACGAGGTCAAGACCATGCTTGCTGTCGAAGAGGAGGTCCACCAATGA
- a CDS encoding TRAP transporter permease — protein MDEYKDTSQRQGKEEAARAKKLQEDIERGKRHLEGWQYWVIAGLAIAASIFHLYTGAFGLFFAMKQRSIHWMLMGSIIFLLYPISKKRPRDRIDIWDWGTMAMFVWCCLYILINWTEIANRAGFATQTDVVLGTIMIILTIDATRRTVGWPLPIVAIIALLYALFGPHLPGILRHPAFPLSELAPYEYLRTDGIFGVPLGVSASFIFLFVLFGAFLQVSGAGQFFIDLAMALTGRTKGGPAKAAVVSSALMGSVSGSSVANTVTTGSFTIPLMKSVGYPPFFAGAVEAASSTGGQILPPVMGAAAFIMAQFLGVAYWNIVIAAAIPALLYFFSVFMMVHFRAGREGIMGMPKSKLPRVGYTLKRGWHLLFPVIILIVFLALGYSAIKAVFWSIVLLVAASWLGPRENRVTPQKVMEAMIEGGIAAVEVAAACACSGLIIGVVGLTGLGLAFTSFILSLSQGILWLALILTMIASIILGMGLPTTAKYIILSTLAAPALKELNVPLLAGHLFILYFGVIADVTPPVALAAYAGAGVAGANAMKTGFAALGLALAGFIVPFMFVYNPALLFQAPLLKVLLSVGTALLGVVALAAAVQAFYMRKLHLVERLVLAATAIALIKPGWVTDLVGLAILVGAYYMQRVKPAPEEKPHESSE, from the coding sequence ATGGACGAATACAAAGACACCTCGCAGCGGCAAGGGAAAGAGGAGGCAGCCCGTGCCAAAAAACTCCAGGAGGATATCGAACGGGGCAAGCGCCATCTCGAGGGATGGCAGTACTGGGTCATAGCAGGCCTGGCGATCGCCGCCTCCATCTTCCACCTCTACACGGGAGCCTTCGGCCTCTTCTTCGCCATGAAGCAGCGTTCCATCCACTGGATGCTCATGGGGAGCATCATCTTCCTCCTCTACCCTATCTCCAAAAAGCGTCCCCGCGACAGGATCGACATCTGGGACTGGGGAACCATGGCCATGTTTGTCTGGTGCTGCCTCTATATCCTCATCAACTGGACGGAAATCGCCAACCGGGCGGGCTTCGCCACCCAGACGGATGTCGTCCTGGGCACCATCATGATCATCCTCACCATCGACGCGACCCGGCGGACCGTAGGATGGCCGCTTCCCATCGTGGCGATCATCGCCCTCCTCTACGCCCTCTTCGGGCCTCATCTTCCGGGCATCCTCCGACATCCGGCCTTTCCTCTCTCCGAGCTTGCCCCCTACGAGTATCTCAGGACCGACGGCATCTTTGGGGTACCCTTAGGGGTTTCCGCCTCGTTCATCTTTCTTTTCGTACTCTTCGGAGCCTTTTTGCAGGTTTCCGGCGCCGGCCAGTTCTTCATCGACCTGGCCATGGCGCTCACCGGACGCACCAAGGGCGGGCCGGCCAAGGCCGCCGTGGTCTCCAGCGCCCTCATGGGAAGCGTCTCAGGCAGTTCTGTCGCCAATACGGTCACCACAGGATCCTTCACGATTCCGCTGATGAAAAGCGTGGGGTACCCGCCCTTCTTCGCCGGTGCGGTGGAAGCGGCCTCGTCGACGGGAGGCCAGATCCTTCCGCCGGTAATGGGCGCCGCCGCCTTCATCATGGCACAGTTTCTGGGGGTGGCCTACTGGAACATTGTCATCGCCGCGGCGATCCCGGCGCTGCTGTACTTCTTCTCCGTCTTCATGATGGTCCATTTCCGGGCGGGACGGGAAGGCATCATGGGCATGCCCAAGAGCAAGCTTCCCCGCGTAGGGTACACGCTCAAAAGGGGCTGGCATCTGCTCTTCCCCGTGATCATCCTGATCGTTTTCCTCGCCCTGGGATACTCGGCGATCAAGGCCGTCTTCTGGTCCATCGTCCTCCTGGTGGCCGCCAGCTGGCTGGGGCCCAGGGAAAACCGGGTGACCCCTCAAAAGGTCATGGAGGCGATGATCGAAGGCGGGATCGCCGCCGTGGAGGTCGCCGCAGCATGCGCCTGTTCGGGGCTGATCATCGGCGTCGTCGGGCTCACCGGTCTGGGACTGGCCTTCACCTCCTTTATCCTCAGCCTCTCCCAGGGGATCCTCTGGCTGGCCCTGATCCTGACGATGATAGCCTCCATCATCCTGGGTATGGGGCTTCCCACGACGGCCAAGTACATCATCCTCTCCACGCTGGCCGCCCCGGCTCTGAAGGAGCTGAATGTGCCGCTGCTGGCGGGGCACCTCTTTATCCTCTATTTCGGCGTCATCGCCGACGTCACACCGCCGGTGGCCCTGGCGGCCTACGCCGGAGCGGGTGTGGCCGGAGCGAACGCGATGAAAACGGGCTTCGCCGCCCTGGGGCTCGCGCTGGCAGGGTTCATCGTCCCCTTCATGTTCGTCTACAACCCGGCGCTGCTCTTCCAGGCCCCGCTTCTCAAGGTGCTCCTCTCTGTGGGTACGGCATTGCTGGGGGTGGTCGCACTGGCCGCCGCGGTCCAGGCCTTCTACATGCGCAAGCTCCATCTTGTAGAACGTCTCGTCCTTGCCGCAACGGCCATCGCCCTGATCAAACCGGGCTGGGTCACCGACCTCGTGGGACTGGCCATTCTCGTTGGGGCCTACTACATGCAGCGCGTGAAGCCCGCACCGGAAGAGAAACCCCACGAGTCATCCGAATAA
- a CDS encoding thiolase family protein: MSNAVIVSACRTPGGKYGGGLAGLKATDLGALAIRESLRRAGVSDDVVDEVVMGNGWQAGVGANPARIATYRSRLPVSVPAYTVNKRCGSGLKAIMNAADRVRLGDIDLSVAGGMESASNVPYLLEEARWGHRMGDKKTYDALHRDGLMCPLAEMMMGATAEILAEEHDISREEQDAFGLRSHQRALEAIDSGAFAEETFPVTVTLRKKGEVTIDTDEIPRRNTSMEKLGRLPVLFKENGTVTAGTSSALCDAGSAVTVTSPEWAKGNGLEPIAEILAYDSGATEPDHMGMGPTVAVPKALERAGLSLEDIDLIELNEAFAAQVLAVHRDMPFDMDRCNVHGGAIALGHPIGATGAKILTTLYYALKHSDRELGLATACIGGGQGVAMVIRRLV, translated from the coding sequence ATGAGCAATGCCGTCATCGTCAGCGCCTGCAGAACGCCGGGAGGCAAGTACGGCGGCGGTCTGGCCGGCCTGAAGGCCACCGACCTGGGTGCCCTGGCGATCCGGGAATCCCTGCGCAGGGCAGGGGTGAGCGACGATGTGGTCGACGAGGTGGTCATGGGCAACGGATGGCAGGCCGGGGTGGGCGCCAATCCGGCGCGCATCGCCACCTACCGCTCGAGACTGCCGGTCTCCGTGCCCGCCTATACGGTGAACAAACGCTGCGGTTCCGGGCTGAAGGCCATCATGAACGCCGCCGACCGGGTGCGTCTCGGCGACATCGACCTGTCCGTCGCCGGCGGCATGGAAAGCGCCTCCAATGTCCCCTATCTGCTCGAGGAGGCCCGCTGGGGCCATCGGATGGGCGACAAGAAGACCTACGACGCCCTCCACCGCGACGGATTGATGTGCCCCCTGGCGGAGATGATGATGGGTGCCACGGCGGAGATCCTCGCCGAGGAGCACGACATCTCCCGGGAGGAGCAGGACGCCTTCGGCCTGCGGAGCCACCAGCGGGCGCTGGAAGCCATCGACAGCGGCGCCTTCGCAGAGGAGACCTTCCCCGTGACGGTCACGCTCCGCAAAAAAGGCGAGGTCACCATCGACACCGACGAGATCCCCCGCCGGAACACCTCCATGGAGAAGCTCGGGAGACTGCCCGTCCTGTTCAAGGAGAACGGCACCGTCACCGCGGGCACAAGCTCGGCGCTCTGCGACGCCGGCAGCGCCGTAACGGTCACCTCCCCGGAGTGGGCGAAGGGCAACGGTCTGGAGCCGATCGCCGAGATCCTGGCCTACGACTCCGGTGCCACCGAACCGGACCACATGGGGATGGGCCCCACTGTCGCCGTGCCGAAGGCCTTGGAGCGGGCCGGGCTTTCCCTTGAGGATATCGATCTGATCGAGCTCAACGAGGCCTTCGCCGCCCAGGTCCTGGCGGTGCACCGTGACATGCCCTTCGATATGGACCGCTGCAATGTCCACGGCGGGGCCATCGCTCTGGGACACCCCATCGGCGCAACGGGCGCCAAGATCCTCACCACCCTCTACTACGCCCTCAAACACTCCGACAGGGAGCTCGGTCTGGCCACCGCATGCATCGGCGGCGGTCAGGGCGTAGCCATGGTGATCCGGCGTCTCGTCTGA
- a CDS encoding CoA transferase subunit A: MSPKEAITHVRDGQRIMVGGFNYGGIPYTLVDALVEAGTRHLRLIANDTAYEDVGHGKLVCNGQVDSVIASHVGLNKTTGALYHEGKLDLELSPQGTFAERIRAGGFGLGGILTPTGIGTVVEEGKEIIEVDGRKYILEKPLTADVALIKGHKADRMGNLTYFGTNQNFNPAMATAAELVIAEVDAILEVGELDPVEVVTPGMLVDILVVKGDSYYAART, from the coding sequence ATGTCCCCAAAAGAAGCGATCACACATGTCAGGGACGGCCAGCGGATCATGGTGGGCGGCTTCAACTACGGCGGGATCCCCTACACCCTGGTGGACGCCCTGGTCGAGGCAGGGACCAGGCATCTGAGGCTCATCGCAAACGACACCGCCTATGAGGACGTAGGGCACGGGAAGCTGGTCTGCAACGGACAGGTGGACAGCGTCATTGCTTCCCACGTAGGACTCAACAAGACCACCGGCGCCCTCTATCATGAAGGGAAACTCGATCTCGAACTGTCCCCCCAGGGCACCTTTGCCGAGCGGATCCGAGCCGGCGGCTTCGGACTGGGAGGCATCCTGACCCCCACCGGCATCGGCACCGTCGTGGAAGAGGGCAAGGAAATCATCGAAGTGGACGGAAGAAAATACATCCTCGAGAAACCGCTGACCGCCGATGTGGCCCTGATCAAGGGACACAAGGCGGACAGGATGGGCAACCTGACCTACTTCGGGACCAATCAGAACTTCAACCCCGCCATGGCGACCGCCGCCGAACTGGTCATCGCCGAGGTGGACGCCATCCTTGAGGTAGGAGAGCTCGACCCCGTCGAAGTGGTCACACCGGGGATGCTTGTGGATATTCTTGTCGTAAAGGGGGATTCCTACTATGCTGCCAGAACTTGA